In Sphingobacteriaceae bacterium, the following proteins share a genomic window:
- a CDS encoding TonB-dependent receptor: MKLIYTRLIIVFLFIISNTPAKAQTITQTVRGTVVDKISQTPIPGAVVQVLNSDPLSVATTNANGEFSLSNVPVGKQSVKITFIGYKEIIMNNLSVNAGKELVFTAGMEEEVTKMEEVEITAKVEKNKPLNDMSTVSTRAFSVEETQKFAAAANDPARMALAFAGVVSTGDGNNIISVRGNSPNGLLWRMEGVEIPNPNHFANVGTSGGGISIISSQLLTNSDFSTGAFAAEYGNALSGVFDLKLRKGNNQKREYTVQLGVLGLDLAAEGPFKKGYGGSYLINYRYSTLSVLGKIGVPLGDAITNFQDLSFNISLPTKKIGTFGLFGFGGLSDQISYAKKDSTLWKEDDFNRYDSKFYSNTGAVGLTHTKLFGNQSYLKTAMVLSGSQNGYSQLKMLNNYENFIKDYEQKYDQTKVTLSTVYTQKLSPKSNIRAGFILNRLGYNLNQKDMTDTTVLLEKIRVKGNTQTAQLFFQWNYRLTSKLTTNVGLHYFQLFLNNSNSVEPRASLKYALTQKNVFTLGYGLHSQLQPIGVYFAEKTSSDNATLQPNKNLELSKAHHLVLGYDHVLNEFSHVKTEVYYQHLFDVPIIKDQTSTYSILNVTEGYNTEALTNKGLGRNYGAELTYERFLHRNLYYLLSASLYDSKYRAPNGNWYNTRFNTNYALSFTAGKEWTLSAKHKSRIIGFNIKSIYVGGFRYTPIDLPASVAAGEQKLNDARTFADQNPAYYRLDVRISVKRNYKHVTSTVALDLQNATNRKNVGGQYFDANTGAIKYWYQTPLLPLLSYRLEF; this comes from the coding sequence ATGAAACTTATTTATACCAGGCTCATAATAGTTTTTCTATTTATAATTAGCAACACTCCAGCCAAGGCACAAACCATTACGCAAACTGTGCGGGGAACCGTAGTGGACAAAATCTCTCAGACGCCTATTCCAGGCGCAGTGGTGCAGGTGTTGAATTCCGATCCTCTTAGTGTGGCTACCACTAATGCCAATGGAGAATTTTCTCTGTCAAATGTTCCGGTGGGCAAACAGAGCGTAAAGATCACATTCATAGGTTACAAAGAAATCATTATGAATAATCTTTCGGTAAATGCAGGAAAGGAACTTGTTTTTACTGCCGGAATGGAAGAGGAAGTTACAAAAATGGAAGAAGTGGAGATCACGGCAAAGGTTGAAAAAAATAAACCGCTTAATGATATGTCTACTGTAAGCACAAGGGCGTTTTCTGTAGAAGAAACTCAAAAATTCGCGGCAGCGGCGAATGATCCGGCGCGTATGGCCCTGGCTTTTGCAGGTGTTGTATCTACCGGAGATGGTAATAATATCATTTCTGTCCGCGGAAATTCACCCAACGGTTTGTTATGGCGCATGGAAGGCGTGGAGATTCCCAATCCCAACCATTTCGCCAATGTTGGTACATCAGGTGGAGGTATTTCCATTATAAGTTCGCAACTTTTAACCAATTCAGATTTTTCAACGGGCGCTTTTGCAGCGGAGTACGGTAATGCACTGTCAGGCGTTTTTGACCTCAAACTTCGCAAAGGCAATAATCAAAAAAGAGAATATACCGTGCAGCTGGGTGTTCTTGGACTTGACCTTGCAGCAGAAGGCCCGTTCAAAAAAGGTTATGGAGGTTCTTACCTTATCAATTACCGTTACTCCACCTTATCTGTACTTGGTAAGATCGGCGTGCCCCTGGGAGATGCGATCACAAATTTTCAGGATCTTTCATTTAATATTTCGCTTCCCACAAAAAAAATTGGAACGTTTGGACTCTTCGGTTTTGGCGGCCTGAGCGACCAAATAAGTTACGCAAAAAAAGATTCTACACTTTGGAAAGAAGATGACTTTAATCGCTACGATTCGAAGTTTTATAGCAATACCGGCGCAGTGGGACTAACTCATACAAAACTTTTCGGAAATCAATCTTACCTGAAAACGGCAATGGTTTTATCCGGAAGTCAAAATGGGTATTCCCAGCTGAAAATGCTTAACAACTATGAGAACTTTATAAAGGACTATGAGCAGAAGTATGATCAGACAAAAGTTACCCTGTCTACAGTATATACCCAGAAGCTAAGTCCGAAAAGTAATATACGTGCAGGGTTTATTCTCAATCGCCTGGGATATAATTTAAACCAAAAAGACATGACCGATACTACTGTGCTTCTTGAAAAGATTCGTGTGAAAGGAAATACACAAACCGCTCAGCTTTTTTTTCAATGGAATTACAGGCTTACTTCTAAATTAACCACCAATGTTGGACTCCATTATTTTCAACTATTTTTAAATAATTCGAATTCGGTAGAGCCACGGGCCTCTTTGAAATATGCCCTTACGCAAAAAAATGTGTTTACCCTGGGTTATGGTCTTCACAGTCAATTACAGCCAATCGGCGTATATTTTGCAGAGAAGACAAGCTCCGACAATGCTACACTACAACCCAATAAAAATCTTGAACTCAGCAAGGCACATCATCTTGTTTTGGGCTACGATCACGTGCTCAATGAATTTTCTCATGTAAAAACAGAAGTATACTACCAGCACCTTTTTGATGTTCCGATTATCAAAGATCAAACCAGTACATATTCTATTCTAAACGTTACCGAAGGGTACAATACTGAAGCGCTTACGAATAAGGGGCTCGGTCGTAACTACGGCGCTGAGCTTACTTATGAGCGCTTTCTGCATCGTAACCTTTATTATTTACTGTCGGCTTCACTTTACGATTCAAAATACAGAGCCCCTAACGGAAACTGGTACAATACACGTTTTAATACGAACTATGCCCTGAGTTTTACTGCGGGAAAGGAATGGACTTTATCGGCAAAACACAAAAGCCGGATCATTGGATTTAATATTAAGTCTATTTACGTAGGAGGCTTTCGTTACACGCCAATAGACCTTCCTGCATCTGTGGCTGCGGGCGAACAAAAATTAAATGATGCTAGAACCTTTGCGGATCAAAATCCGGCTTATTACAGGTTAGACGTACGTATCAGTGTTAAGCGAAATTACAAACACGTTACAAGCACTGTGGCTTTAGATCTTCAGAATGCTACGAACCGCAAGAATGTGGGAGGCCAATATTTCGATGCAAATACAGGAGCAATAAAATACTGGTATCAAACACCGCTTTTGCCATTGCTGAGTTATAGACTGGAGTTTTAA
- a CDS encoding SAM-dependent methyltransferase, with protein MNAKEHYENHLAKIYSWMAGDFETRQKEFSDFLKEQHIFPASTKVAIDLGAGDGAQSAALANAGYKVWAVDSSTTLLEELKTNCGGLEITPVEQDMRLVTKHEDLNPEVLVCWGDTLTHLENESDIERFIDYSCDILKAGGKFILSFRDYSEKRVGNERFIPVKSDTTRIMTCFLDYSPTHVVVSDLIYEFDGSTWHQKVSSYNKFRISAEDVKEMLENNNMTILHANEKDGFVTFVATK; from the coding sequence ATGAACGCTAAAGAACACTACGAAAATCACCTCGCGAAGATATACTCCTGGATGGCAGGCGATTTTGAAACGCGCCAGAAAGAATTTTCTGATTTTCTGAAAGAGCAACATATTTTTCCGGCAAGCACAAAAGTAGCGATTGATCTGGGTGCGGGAGACGGCGCTCAGAGTGCAGCGCTGGCCAACGCAGGTTATAAAGTTTGGGCTGTGGACTCAAGTACTACCCTACTCGAAGAATTAAAAACAAATTGCGGAGGGTTAGAGATTACGCCTGTTGAGCAGGACATGCGCCTTGTTACAAAACACGAAGATCTTAATCCCGAAGTGTTGGTTTGCTGGGGCGACACTTTAACCCACCTTGAAAATGAAAGCGACATCGAACGCTTTATTGATTATTCCTGCGATATATTAAAAGCCGGGGGGAAATTTATCTTATCCTTTCGTGATTATTCTGAAAAACGTGTTGGCAACGAACGCTTTATTCCTGTAAAAAGCGATACTACACGCATTATGACTTGTTTTTTAGACTATTCACCCACGCATGTTGTTGTTAGTGATCTGATCTATGAATTCGATGGAAGCACCTGGCATCAAAAAGTGAGTTCTTATAATAAATTCAGGATCAGCGCTGAGGATGTAAAAGAAATGCTCGAAAATAACAACATGACTATTTTACACGCAAACGAAAAAGATGGTTTTGTAACGTTTGTCGCTACGAAATAA